The nucleotide sequence CAGAAACATTAGAAAAAACGTTACCTTTGTGCGGACTACAGAAATGAATTAAGTAATCAATATTTTGTGTACATTATTTTTTAGATGCCAATGCCAAAGAGGAAACATACATGAacccacaaaaaaaatacaaattaaattttcatatGAATTATTTTGCTGGTCACGTATGTGGTATCAGAGGTTGGGGATCCCCAATGGGGAATTGACCATTGATACGTATTATGTGACTGGCTGACCAAATTTCATTTCCTCGGACTGAGAACCCCCTTTCTCCACCCCTGTTCTTGGGAAAAACTCCCCCCCATTTTACCACCAGCAGCAACTTAATTGCTTCGCCTACGTCAATGCGACAAAACGGCAAAAGACATAATTAATAGCACAGAGAGGTGGAATGGGAATAGGGGGTTCCCCCAAGTCCCCCAGTTTATCGATTTTCATCCCAAAAGGGAACTCCGCCAAAGGCAAACTCAGACTCACTCATTCAACTCGCTGGCAATTGGCCTTTGGCCGTAAAGCGTTTTAATATGCGCTAAAGTAGTCAAAGCCTAATGGCAAATCAAGGGAAAGCGGAAAATCGAGGGGGAAAATGCTAAGTAAACAAACTCGTGTTTGCCCcgtttaaattgtttaaaatgtcAACTTGATTGCGCCTAATTAAATGCCCAGAATCCTCAAGGACAACAGACTCGAAGCACAAATTCAGAGGGAATAACGAGGCTTGGCaaacaaaaacttttaaaacaaGTGCTCGTACAATGaaaataattaacaatttGTACAAAACCTCGAATCTAGAGCGATGCCAATGAGACAGCAAAATTGCTGAGGGGATTCAGTTGTTAAAAGCAAAACATCGTTTCAAGGGGTTGTTTACTTAAGTGCCTGGCCACATGAACTGGTTGGAAATTTAATGCCAATTACAAGACGATTTAATTGAGGGATTTAAAATAGCCACAACTTGGGTAATGCAAAAATATAGTTGTgggaatattttaatttattttattcgtcTAAACTAAAAGAAGAATTAAATCTTAAATATTCAAGAATAAATCTTCTGAATGGCCATATTGCATTACTCAAGGAAGTGCCTACAACAAGTGGCAATTTATTTAAtcctcctttttttttacaGAACATTCTAATCAATCAGAGAGGCAATCAAAATGCTTGCTAAATGCAAGCAGACACTTAAACTTGGCAAACATCTGCCACATTACGAGTGGAAAGCTTTCCAGCTACAAACTGCAACAGCTTGAGGTGATTGCACTTGAGTTGAAGGCTCGGTTATTAGAATCGCTCGAAACAAAAGTGGGGCAATCAAAATGTGGcctaaaataaaagttaatgCCGGGCAACAGTTGCAGCAGCACTACCACTTGAATGTGCATATTATATATACCTTCTGAAGATACCGACAACAGCTGTGGACCGTCTTTATGACTGCAGCCACCCACCATCTGCCATAAATTCCTGCTCCTTTATCCTCATTTCTTTATATGCCAATCCTGGGCTTTTCTTTTGTGGTACCGTCTTAAAGCAGGCAAAGTTAAACGAACATCAAAAGGCAACTAATTTGGCTGTAAAAATAACATTAAATCACATTCAAGAGCAACGAATAAAGAAGAGGATATATATATGTGCCAGGTCCTTATATAGATAGAGGAAAATCGAACACACATGTTAGGGTTGCGCTGAGGTAGCCGTTAAGGTGAAGCGACCACTGGCACTCCCCTTTCGCTTTTCGCCCCATCACGATTTGGTCTTTAAGCTTATGTTGCACTTGACTGAGTTTTATGCTTTGATGCTCAatgattttattattaaaagcaACTTGTCCCGGTCCAAAGATTTTCCCCCTGGATTTTCCCTTGATCTGAGGCTGTGTCTGAGTTCGGTTTCTTCCCATTTTTTGGGGGTTGTCTTTTTATGCCACCCCTGGTCTAGACTCTAGACTTTGGAAATTGCCAACGGCTTTTCCGGCTGCAGCACCTTCACCTTGGGAGTCGCTTGGCTGTCTAAATATGTCACTTGAATTTGATGACGGCCACTTGCGCAGAGGGCAGGAAAAACTGTTGCCTGTTTTCCAACCAAACCCACCAACCAACCCACCCACACATGCGATTAAGTTTCTTCCCTCTTTTTCtgttttcttaaaatattagttcCCTTTTTTTCATACGCTTTTCCTTTGTTTGGGTAGTGGCTATGGGGAAATTGTTTTGCTGCTTTTTATTGTCAtctttgttatttgttatggGCCACCCCTTCCACAGCCCCAGTTTTCCAGCACCGTATCTCTATCTGGTATTTGCTCAGACTCAGTTACAGCCACCTCGGGCCATACTCGCACATACTCGCATTTGAGGGCCAAGAGCCAGTTGTCATGAATAATGAAAAAGCAACGTGAATATATTTCCTTAGGTAGTTCGGCAGTGTCGAGGGATCGGTGGGGAGGTGGATGTGCCAAAGGGATGGTGATGGGGAAATGAGTGCACAATGGATTGTGTTCCACACAGAGAAAGGTTCGTATCAGGGAACTGAAACTATCCCATTTCTTTCATAATTAAAGAGTTACTTCCTCTTTCTATTTACACTTTTAATTTGCCTGTGGAAGTCAATCCTAGGTTTGTTTAAATAGGATAATTATAATCCACTTAGGTAAATCAAAAACACactaaatattatttataaatatgaaattttattatattagtATATTATATGGACTTTAACTATTCAACATGTAATTTAACCTTTGAATATTGCCTAAAAAACTCAAGCTGTTAGTATAAGTTCTTCACATCTACCACCAATCGCATTTCTCAATGGATTTTCCTAAGTTTCCCCTCTTGTTTTTTCAATTTACTAGCTTTTTTTCTTTGAGACTCCTTTGTATTGTTGTCCTTTGGATGGCTGCGATGCTGTTTGCATTCCAAATTCCTTTGGCCACTCGTTGATAAAATCGAAAATCAGCAAAGCAAATAAACCTTCAATAAAGGAGCCCAAAGTGTCAATCGATGGGGATGCTACCGATATTGCAAAAATAGGGAGTGAGGGCGACTAGATAAATCTCAATGCTAATTAAAAGCGAGCTGCGTAAACTTTAAATGAACTGCCAGCCAGAGAGGCCAAATGACAGTCAATGTCAGATGAAtgcaaaataaacaaaaagcaaGGAATATTTTTCGCTTAATGAAAAACTTGGCCCAACGCAACGAAAAGTTCAATTCAGGCAAATGTCAGCACAgacagcaaaaacaacaacagggGATGGGGGAGCCCCtaaatgaaaagttttccacACCCAAAAGAAAACGGCGATGATATTTAGGTGGTGGGTGGGGAAAAGCGAAGGGCGAACGACTGCAATTTCAGCCTCAAACCAAAGACAACCAAAATGAGTCCCGGATGTGGTGCaaacaagaaaaacaaaaatgctAAGCCAACAGAATATCACAACAAAAACCGAGCAAAAGATGTTGCTGTTGGCCCTCTGTTCAAACCGCAATACAGATAAAGGCCAAATTACTTTCTGGCCAAGAAGCTGCCGCCACGAACCGCAACTGGAAAACCATCGGACAAACAAGAGCCAAACCCATGGTCATGTTGTACTTTTTCGATGAGTTTATGGAGGGCGATCCTTCGGGGAAAACTTCAACGCCAGCTGAAAATCCAACCCTGGGGATCGGGAAAGCGGAAAAGTCTGAAGCAGATGGCTAAGTTGGTGAGTGCGATTCATAAAGATCCTCGTTGAAGTCGACTAGAGGACGTGAGGGAATACAAGTGACTGACGCACATGAGACATGaaagtttttcaaaaagttcCAGGTAGCTAAGGATCTTGAAGTTAATAATAGAACAAGTATAttcttaaattttataatatttattcagTATCTAACATCTACTGGTACTAAAAATCAAATCATAAATCAACCTTTTTCATGCCCAATCAAATAATCTAAGTTAAGCCTGCAAATAATCTAGCCAACAAGAGCACTAAAAACGGTTACATTATCCAGGAAAACCACACAAAACATTACTAAACCCTCTCCTAATCACTTTAAGAATTCGAAACTTTCTTCATCTACTTCGATTAGGAAAGTTTTGCCTTCGAGCTTAACCCGAGTTAAAAACTTCACCTGCAATAATCATTTGCTGTTGACCATATAAAGTAGACATTAAAGTCACCTTTACAGTGCTCGACCCGAATGTAACCGCAAAAACTGGCACACAACCAAGATTCGAAATCCAGCAGTTTTCCATGGCAAAAACCCGTAACCAGACAATGTTCGTTGATGGGGACAAGAAAAGTTTCCCATCTCCGGGCATGTGTCCCTCTATCTGTGCCTCTGTTTCGGTCACAAATTGCAGTTGGAGCTCGGTGACAACCACAAAAATAAGTGTTTACAGCATTGATTACAAGAAATGGGCGGTGGTTGAGGcagtgccacaagcatcacaaGCAGGAGTGCCACCGTTTGATGTTGATTAGAGCCGCACCCAGCCACAAACATTTTTGCATTTCTTAAGATAGTATACCGGGTAGTATGCACTGAAAGAATTCAAGTGATTTTgggtaaaatatttttgatagaAGGGATTTATAGGTACAGATTTAATCCCGGGGTCTTAAAAATCTGAATACCCCCATATTTAAAGAGCAAGAATCCTCCGTTTCATACATCCTTTATCGGTATTCTTTAAAGAAAGTAAGTTTATCTTTCCGTAAACATAGCCACATACCATACCCTAAACATTATTATTTAGTCAATACCATATTTAAGGCTTTAAATCTTAGgacaaaattaatttgatcATTTTATAGATCTTCCAAACGTTGGTTTTCTATTAATTCTTAGTCAGGGGTCATTGTTGCGACCACAAGTTATACTAAAAGTAGGGTTTGAAGTTTAAGCTCTAAATTTTCGTACGTCTTATAAACCTACTTTTAGTTTTAAAAGTGGATAAGGAAAGTATGATAATTTAATAGTAGATTTTAAACATAAAGTTTGTATGAAAATGTAGGGGCCTTAACCTACGGTTAGTTCATcatgaaaacgagaaaacgATCCTAAGAATCATTTGGTGGAAATAATATATCTTTGCTGActtttctgtttctttttcTTCAGTGCACTCCCTTAGTCAGTTAGCGTGTCAGTAGTGCCAGGGGATTGACCAAGTCTGCTGCTGGGGGCAGGAGGAGGGACAGGGGCAGGAGCATCTGGGGCAGGATGCTGGGCTGCTTTGGCTGGTTTTGCGGGAATTGGTTTAGGTGTCAACTCTGCGGCCGCACACAATTGACAAACAGTGAAACCCTTTTTGTGGCACTTCCGTTGCGTTTGTTTGCTAGTTTACAACCCACCCATACCCCGCATCAACCCCCCTTGCAATTCCCTCGACCATGTCCTTGTGCTCCTGCTGCCGGCTGCCTGTTGTGACAAAAGTTTATACCCCAAGCATTTGAACTGCATTTCATTACGGCGAGGACCCCAGCAACTGGAACTGCTTCTGGACTCGTTGGAGGGGCTACGTTCTATATGGGGTTGCGGAATGCAAATGGTGTTGGCGCCATATTGAAAGCTAGGCAAAACTCGGCGGCCAAGGCAGTCCTCGTCCCCCCTTTTTCACCCATTTTCCACCCTCCAATTTCCATTGCCCGCATTTGCAGCCGCAGCGTCAGTCTTTTGTGGTTTTCAGGGGGGTTTTCAGGGGGTTCCGCAGGGGCTGGAAAAACCCCCAACGAAGCGTATAAGTGGCCCTTATCccagcttgaacttgggggGCGGTACAAACATCACCCGCTCGGCTGTATATTGTATTGGCAAATATTCTCATGACAATAGgaatttttattgaatttatgCAAAAAATTGCAAATTTCATTTGCCACTAACACAAAAAGAGTTGTGTGTTCGCAGTTGTGTAGTGGAtagaacacaaaaaaaaaataaaaagaaaaacattttcCATATTTTTGCAGTATCCAGCATGTTGTTTTTGCGTGTGCCTGGCTAAATTTTGTGTTTATGAAAAGTGGGCGGGGAAATGGAAAGGAAAGTGACACCAAATGAAATTGCAGGAAATGCATTTGTTATTTGATTGAAACTTgaaatcaaaattaatttttgataTGCTTTTATTGCCTTCTAAAACGAATTACAACAGAACTGATTTCCAATTTGCATTCATCATAAAATCCAATAATAAAGAACAATATAATTGCCGGCTCTAGAATtcagtttttagtttttccaagaaatattctatgtatttttgATCTTTCGGTGCTCTGTTAAATAGACGAGCATTGGAAATGGCAATGTTGGATTCGGCCTCATTGTTTAGTCGAGCCAGAGCTCCTGCTCTATAAAGCCAGGCTTTCAAGTGTAAAGGATCCAGCTTGAAGATCACATAATCCAGATCAAAAAGGGCCTGTTTAAAGTCTCTTTTTCTGAGGGAAGTAAGTTTTGAGAAGAATTTTTTCATATTCCCTTGAAAGACTTACTTGATTTTAGCCAGGGCACGGTTACAATAAAGTACTGGCGAATCGGACACGTATTGAATAGCCTTTGAGTAATAATAAATGGCCTTTTCAAAGTTGGTGCGGCGGTATTCCTCGTTGCCCAATCTATTTTTTAAGGGAAAATCGgaataaagtaaaatatattataaatatatatagatttAACCTACCTCCGAAAACTGTCTGCAACCACTTCACGATCTCGTCGAGCTTCGGCGCGATCTTTTGGTGATGTGTCGATCTGTCGCATACAGGTGATTTGATTGGTATTGGAGCTCTTTTGTATCTTTTTAAAGTGTCTTGAAGATTTCTTGCGAATATCCCGGAAGAACACTACAAAACTAGTGTCTGTCACACCTTCTGAAATGTCAACCTCCGGTTTTTTCTCCTCCTTACCCTTGGTGCCAGTGCtgtgaaataaataaaggGGTAAACCATTTAAATTAACAGATCCGCAAAGAATATTTAAACATTCATACTCCATTCTGTTAGCATTCAAAAGATCATCCAGCTGCCTCATCACATCCATAATTAATGAACGTTGATTTAAGAAGCTTTCATCGGCATCCATTTTTTGTGATTTTCTTCAGCTTTCCAGTATTCGATCTATTTGTAACCCAGTGTAGAAATTAACTGACACACCGAACTTTCATTTTTTCAATGGCCAACTTGGCTAATCTTTTCGAGAAAGCAATTATCATTATGTTCAGTCTAATGCCTCTTGACTTCACTTCACTGGCTGCGCTTGCAACGTGCAACATGTGTATGCTGGCAAATTAGACAGACAAGCCAACTGACATCTGGCTCGTTAGCCAAGGAGCAGCCTGTGGTTTTTCAGATTAgctcaattaaaattttgtgGCATTAAAATTGTCTTGCCAgacggcagcagcagcagcagcagcagttgcaTGATGCTCTGTGTGGCACATAAAGGTCTACGAAAAACATTATACACCCCAACCTTCAACTCCACCTCCACACACATTTTCATCTTTATTTGTGCctgaaattatttaattgaGTTTGTTTgaaaatttcttttaaattaagAAAGTTTTTGCACGTGACGTTTTTTCACTCTCGTGGTGATTCACAACTTTATTTGTCCCCGTGCAGAAGGGTGAGTTCGGTGGCAGGATGAGGCTCGGTCAAAGCAGCACGTGCTGCCACCCAGTTGGCAAAGTAAAGTTTGTGCCCTTTTctattttttggtttttgtgtCATATCTAGGGTAATCCAAATGATAATAATCCGATTAAATCGCGCATATGTCAGTCCATGTGGGAGTAGAGCTGGTCGAAAGTTGAAGCGGCTTATGTATTTGTATATCTGTAAAAGCGTACtaaaacaatattatttaGTTGCCATTTTCTCAGTTATTGTCATAAATAACGTAAGCAATAAGGCAGAAatatatgaaatatatttaatgttTTCAGAAAATAAAATAGGTTTTATGGTCAATGGTATCAAAGGTGAACCCAAAATGCACTTTTAGAATCAAttctaaatattaaaaactacAGCTATCTGCAATAACGTCATTTAGCTTTGGGGTGGTCATTTTGTTCATCATTTTTTATGAGCACATCACTTGGACgcatattattttcaattttccaTTAAATGTGGCGCACGTCTTGCTGAATTTGCTCATTAATATTGGTTAGGAGTCGCTGCAGCTTTGAGTTCCTCAGACAGGATGGTCAGTGGCCCAGTAACCCACTGCGTGGCATGCAGCACATCCTTAACCCACTAAATACCcctaaatatattattattatatttttattttaatattttatttgcccttttatataaagaaatatattttctgtAATGACAAAAAATCCAACAAGCAatcttaaaaatgtataccttttaatttcatttcaattaactatggattcataaaaaatcTTGTTCAGTTATGGTggaaaaaaaatcattaacatttgtaatacaataataatataatatattgtaTAATC is from Drosophila suzukii chromosome 3, CBGP_Dsuzu_IsoJpt1.0, whole genome shotgun sequence and encodes:
- the LOC108012026 gene encoding tetratricopeptide repeat protein 12; the encoded protein is MDADESFLNQRSLIMDVMRQLDDLLNANRMDTGTKGKEEKKPEVDISEGVTDTSFVVFFRDIRKKSSRHFKKIQKSSNTNQITCMRQIDTSPKDRAEARRDREVVADSFRRLGNEEYRRTNFEKAIYYYSKAIQYVSDSPVLYCNRALAKIKKRDFKQALFDLDYVIFKLDPLHLKAWLYRAGALARLNNEAESNIAISNARLFNRAPKDQKYIEYFLEKLKTEF